CTCGTGCCGTCGATGCGCCCGACACGCGCGGTGTACCCGGCAATGTCCTGCCGAAGACGATCGGAGTTCCCAAGGTACTTGAGCTGACGACGGCACCGGCGTTCGAGCGCATCACATTACAGGGTGACACGTTTCGAACGGACGATCATCGCGGACGCGTGATACTGGTGAACTTCTGGGCGACCTGGTGCGCTCCGTGTGTTCGGGAGATTCCGGATCTCGTCGCGCTCGACTTGGAGCTTGCCGATTCCGGACTTACGATTGTCGGCGTCTCACTCGACCACCAGGGTTTTGACGTGGTCCGACCGTTCATGGAGCGGTTCAGTCCCGGGTATCCGATCGTCCTCGAGGAAGGTCTCTCGTCCGAGTTTCCGGACGTTCTTGGTTTGCCCGTCACGTTCATTATCGATCGACATGGACGCCTCGCGGCTCGAATTGACGGGCTGGCAAAGCCCGAACCGTTGCGAAATGCGCTGAAAGTGCATCTTTCGAGCGATGGACCGTCGTAGGACTACACGCCTGTCAGGGTGTAGGCAATATCCCCACAAATGATGCACCAGCCACCCTACAAATTAGATGCCCCGATCGCCATACCATTTGGGGGCGTAAGTCTCTTAGTTCCGTCCTGGCAGCCTAACCAAAAGGTGAGTCGAGCGCAACAACGGGCTACCTCGCACAGGACTTAGAGCTCCGGCAGACATTGTCTGTCTCATTTCTACATAGTTCGTAGCATTTCTGCTGGTAAGAAGCCCGGTGTGCTGGTGGGGTCGCCGGGCTTCGTTCTGTCCTGTAATTTCTAGCGTCGGAGCAGGCTT
The nucleotide sequence above comes from Rhodothermales bacterium. Encoded proteins:
- a CDS encoding TlpA family protein disulfide reductase produces the protein MTDSHRIASWLLMAIGLGLLGPLVAGCSEQDRARAVDAPDTRGVPGNVLPKTIGVPKVLELTTAPAFERITLQGDTFRTDDHRGRVILVNFWATWCAPCVREIPDLVALDLELADSGLTIVGVSLDHQGFDVVRPFMERFSPGYPIVLEEGLSSEFPDVLGLPVTFIIDRHGRLAARIDGLAKPEPLRNALKVHLSSDGPS